The DNA region GTCTTGCAACAATTCGCCGACAATTTGCGATCGCGTTACCCTAAACTAATAATTACTGGCTTTCAACCTTCTCGCTTTCGCCAAGTTTCGGCTGAAGAAAAGCTGGAAATTGCTCAACAAATTAAAGACAGTGGTGCAGCTATTACTTTAGTTGGGCTAGGCTGTCCTCGCCAAGAAGTCTGGGCTTACGAATACCGAGAATTACTCTCAATGCCTTTACTCGCCGTTGGTGCAGCTTTTGACTTCCATGCGGGAACTGTTTCCCAAGCCCCGAAAATCCTCCAAGATTTAGGGTTAGAGTGGTTTTATCGGCTGATACAAGAACCGAAACGCCTCTGGAAACGCTACGTTTTACTCAATCCCCACTACGTTTGGCTTTTGAGTTTACAAATGCTCAAATTGCGTAAATTCGACCCTGCTACAGCCAT from Oscillatoria salina IIICB1 includes:
- a CDS encoding WecB/TagA/CpsF family glycosyltransferase — protein: MIDAGKRNVIGIKVNVIDYEGAVERIITAAKEKQGLAVSALAVHGVMTGALDDTHRYRLNNFDLICPDGQPVRWALNLLYQAKLGDRVYGPNLTLLTCERAAAEGLPIYLYGSREQVLQQFADNLRSRYPKLIITGFQPSRFRQVSAEEKLEIAQQIKDSGAAITLVGLGCPRQEVWAYEYRELLSMPLLAVGAAFDFHAGTVSQAPKILQDLGLEWFYRLIQEPKRLWKRYVLLNPHYVWLLSLQMLKLRKFDPATAIPPTQEMRYG